Genomic segment of Thermus thermamylovorans:
GGCTTCCCTTAGTTTTTCCAGGGAGTCAATGCCCAGCTCGTCGTAGAGCTGCCGGGCGGTCTTGGGCCCCACCCCGGGCACCTCCATCACCGCCAGCACCCCTCGAGGCACCCGGGCGGCCAGCTCCTGGTGCTTGCGGATCCTCCCCGTGTTCAGGTACTCCAGCACCTTCTCCGCCAGGTCGGGGCCGATACCGGGGAGAGCCAGCAGGGCCTCCTTGCCCTTCTTGGCGATCTCCTCGATGGGCGCGTCCAGGTCGTAAAGGGTGCGGGCCGCCTGCCCGTAGGCCCGCACCCGGAAGGGGTTGTCCCCCAGGAACTCGCTCATGAGCCCGATCTCCTCCATGAGGCGGGCCAGCTCCTGGTTCCTCATGCCCCCACTGTATACTCCAGGCGAGGATGCCCCGCCCGGATCGGTTCCGCAAGGCGGTGGTGCGGCTCCTGAGGGAGGAGGGCCGTCCCCTCCACTACGCCGAGGTGGGCCGGCGCCTCAAGGAGATGGGGCTTTGGGCGGGGGTGCGGGAGCCGGAGAAGATCGCCAAGATCCGCCTCGCCGCCTTGGCCCGCTGGCACCTGAGCCCGGTAGTGGCCCTGGGGAAAGGCCTCTACGCCCTCAGGGAAGCAGGCGGTACGAGCCCAGAACCCTGAGGTAGTTGGCCCTTTCCAGGGCGGCGGGTTCCGCCACCCTCTGGTAGCTCATGGCCCCCCGCATCTCCCCCACGCTGGCGTACTCCTTCGCCTCCATGAAGGCCTTGAGCTCCGCTAGGACCCGGCGGAAGTGGTCGGGACCCCGCTCCAGGAGGGCGGAGGTCATCATCGCCACCTGGGCCCCGGCCAAAAGGGCCTTGGCCGCCTCCTTGCCGGAATGGACCCCTCCCGTGAGGGCCAGCTCCAGGTTCACCCGCCCGTAGAGGAGGGCGACCCAGTGGAGGCGCAACAGGGCCTCGTAGGGGCGGGAAAGGGTCAGGGTGGGCACCACGGAGAGGGTCTCCAGGTCGAAGTCCGGCTGGTAGAAGCGGTTGAAGAGGACCAGGGCCCGGGCCCCGGTGCCCTCCACCCCCTTGGCGAAGTGGGCGAAGGCGGTGAAGGCGTGGCCCACCTTCACCGCCACCGGCACCCGCACCGCCTCCACCACCGCGCGGATGGTGTCCAGGTACATGCCCTCCACCTCCGCCCCGGAAAGGGCGGGGTCGGTGGGGATGTAGTAGAGGTTGAGCTCGATGGCGTCGGCCCCCGCCTCCTCCAGGAGCCGGGCGTACTCCACCCAGCCCCCCCGGCTCACCCCATTGATGCTGGCGATGATGGGCACGGCCACCCGCTCCTTGGCCCGGGCGAGGAGGTCCAGGTGCCGCTCCGGGGTGAGGCGGTACTCGTGGGCCTTGGGGAAGTAGGAGAGGGCCTCCGCGTAGCTCTCGTGGCCGTAGTGGAGGTAGTGGTCCAGCATCTCCTCCTCCAGGGTCACCTGCTCCTCGAAGAGGGAGTGCATGACGATGGCCGCCGCCCCGCCGTCTTCCAGGCGCAGGAACCCGTCCAGCCGCTCCGTGAGGGGCGAGGCCGAAGCCACCAGAGGGTGCTCCAAGGCCAAGCCCAGGTACGTGGTCCTCAGGTCCATACTCCCTCCTCAGCCCGCCAGGGCCTCCTTGGCCGCCATGCGGGAAAGCCTCTCCCACCTGGCCCGCACCGCCTCCTCCGCCCTCCGCAGGAAGGCCTCCGCCTCCTCGGGGTGGGTCTGGAGGAGAAGGCGGTAGCGGTTCTCCGCGTAGAGGTACTCCTTCAGGGGCAGGGTCGGGGGCTTGGAGTCCAGGAAAAGGCCCTGGCCCGGGAGGTAGCGGAAGAGGGGCCAGTAGCCGGTGCGCTCCGCCAGCCTCTGGTGGTCCAGGCCCCTGGCCATGTCGATGCCGTGGGCGATGCAGTGGCTGTAGGCGATGAGGAGGGCAGGGCCCCTATGGGCCTCGGCCTCGAGGAAGGCCCGCAGGGTGTGGGCGTCGTTGGCCCCCATGGCGATCTGGGCCACGTACACGTGCCCGTAGCTCATGGCCATGAAGGCCAGGTCCTTCTTGGGCGTGGGCTTGCCCGCCATGGCGAACTTGGCCACCGCCCCGAGCCCCGTGGCCTTGGAAGCCTGGCCGCCGGTGTTGGAGTAGACCTCGGTGTCCAGGACCAGGACCTTCACGTTGGCCCCGCTGGCCAGGACGTGGTCCAGGCCCCCGTAGCCGATGTCGTAGGCCCAGCCGTCCCCGCCCACGATCCAGACCGAGTGGGGGATGAGGGCGTCCGCCACCGCCAGGAGGTCCCTGGCCCTGGGATCCGCCAGGTCCTTGAGCTTTTCCCTCAGGAGGGCCACGTCCTTGCGCCGCACCTCCACCCCCTCGGGCCCCACGGGCTCGAGGAGCCTCCCCAGAAGCCCATCCCCCAGGGCCTCCCGGAACTCGGGCAAAAGCCTCCTGGCGTACTCCGCCTTCTTGTCCAGGGCCAGGCGCATCCCCAGGCCGAACTCGGCGTTGTCCTCGAAGAGGGAGTTGGCCCAGGCGGGGCCCCGGCCCTCCCGGTTCCTGCTCCAGGGGGTGGTGGGCAGGTTCCCCCCGTAGATGGAGCTGCACCCGGTGGCGTTGGCCACGATGAGGCGGTCGCCGAAGAGCTGGGAGAGGAGCCTGAGGTAAGGGGTTTCCCCGCAGCCCGCGCAGGCCCCCGGGAACTCGAAGAGGGGCTCCAGGAGCTGGACGTCCTTCACCGCATGTAGCTTCAGGCCCGCCCTGGGCGTTTCCGGCAGGGAGAGGAAGAAGTCCCAGTGGCGGCCCATGGCCTCCCGGACCTCGAGGCGGGGGGCCAGGTTCAGCGCCTTGCGGCTGGGGTTCCGCTTGTCCTTGGCCGGGCAGGCCTCCACGCAGAGGGAGCACCCCGTGCAGTCCTCCGGGCTGATGGCCAGGGTAAACTCCCCGGAAAGCTCCTTCCACATGGCCTTGCGGTGGGGGAAGCCCTCCGGAGCCCCCGCCAGGGCCTCCTCGGGCACCACCTTGGCCCGGATCACCGCATGGGGGCAGACCAGGACGCACTTGCCGCACTGCACGCACACCTGGGGGTCCCAGGTGGGCACGAACTCCGCGATGCCCCGCTTCTCGTACCTGGCCGTCCCCGTGGGGTAGGTTCCATCCGGGGGAAAGGCGGAAACCGGGAGGGCGTCCCCCAGGCCCAGGGCGATGGGCCCCAGCACCTCCCGCACAAAGGCGGGGGGATGGTCCACCATGGGGGGCACCAGCTCCCCTTCCGAGCTGACCCTCCCGGGGATGGGCAGGGGTTCCACCCTTTGGAAGCCCAGCTCCACCGCCTGGAAGTTCCTTTCCAGCACCGACCGCCCCCGCTTGCCGTAGCTCTTCTCGATGCCCTTCTTGACGCGGGCCTTGGCCTCCTCCTCAGGCAAAACCCCGGAGAGCTTGAAGAAGGCCGCCTGCATGATGGTGTTGATGCGCCCGGGAAGCCCCACCTGGCGGGCCAGCCCGTAGGCGTTCACCACGTAGACCTTGAGCCCCTTCCTGAGAATCTCCTCCTGCACGGGCCTTGGCAGGCGGTCCCAGACCTCCTCCTTGGGGTAGGGGCTGTTGAGGAGGACCGTGGCCCCCTCCTCCGCCACCCCCAGCATGGGGAGGCGCTCCAGGAAGCCCCACTGGTGGATGCCCACGAAGTTGGCCCGCCGGATGAGGTAGGGCTTCTGGAGGGGGTTGGGACCAAAGCGCAGGTGGCTCACCGTGCGGGAGCCCGACTTCTTGGAGTCGTAGACGAAGTAGCCCTGGGCGTAAAGCGGGGTTTCCTCGCCGATGATCTTGATGGTGTTCTTGTTGGCGCTCACGGTGCCGTCCGCCCCCAGGGCGAAGAAGACCGCCCGCACCGAGGCCGGGTCCTCAAAGTCCACCTCCGGGTAGGGGAGGCTCGTGCCCGTGACGTCGTCCAGGATGCCCACGGTGAAGCCGTGGCGGGGCCGGTCCTTCTTAAGCTCCTCGTAGACCCCCAGGGCCATGGCCGGGGTGAACTCCTTGGAGGAAAGCCCGTAGCGCCCGCCCACCAGAACGGGCACCTCCCCGCCCCGGAGGGCGAAGGCCGCCGCCACCTCCTGGAAGAGGGGCTCCCCCACCGCCCCCGGTTCCTTGCCCCGGTCCAGAACCGCCACCCTGCGGACCGTCTTGGGAATGGCGGCGAGGAAACCCTCCACGTGGAAGGGCCGGTAGAGCCTCACCCGCACCATCCCCACCCGCTCGCCCCGCCGGAGGAGGTGCTCCACCGCCTCCGCCACCGCCCAGGAGGCCGAGCCCATGACCACCACCACCCGCTCCGCCTCCGGGTGGCCGAGGTACTCGTAGGGGAGGTAGCGCCGCCCCGTGATCCCCGCAAAGCGGGCCATGGTTTCCGCCACCACCTGGGGCAGGCGGAGGTAGTGGGGGTTGATGGCCTCCCGGTTTTGGAAGTAGTGGTCGGGGTTTTGCGCCGTGCCCCGGACCACGGGGGCCTCGGGGGTGAGGGCCCGCCGGCGGAAGGCCTCCAGGGCCCCAAAGGGAAAGAGGGCCTTTAGCTCCCGGTCGGCAAGGGGGGTGATCTTCTGCACCTCGTGGGAGGTGCGGAACCCGTCCATGGCGTGGAGAATGGGGAGGCTGGCCTGCAAGGCGGCGGCGTGGGCGACGGCCGCCAGGTCCTGGGCCGCCTGCACGGAGTCCGAAACCAGGATGCCCCACCCCGTGGGCCTCACCGCGTAGAGATCCTGGTGGTCCCCGAAGATGGAAAGCGCGTGGGTGGCCAGGGCCCGGGCGGCCACGTGGATCACCCCCGGCAGGGCCTGGCCGGCGATCTTGTACATGTCGGGGATCATGAGGAGAAGGCCTTGGCTCGCGGTGAAGGTGGTGGCCAGAACGCCTTCCTGGAGGGCCCCGTGCAGGGCCCCCGCCGCTCCCCCCTCGGACTGCATCTCCACCACCTTGGGCACCAGTCCGAAGAGGTTGGGCTCCCCCCTGGCCGCCCACTCGTCGGCCAGTTCCGCCATGGGGCTACTGGGGGTTATGGGGTAGATGGCGACCACCTCGGAGAGGCGGTAGGCCACCCGGGCCACCGCCTCGTTGCCGTCCACGGTGATGGGACGCATAGGCTCCACCTCTTCCCCACCATAGACCGGGGAGGCGGTGAGGAATGTCCCTGCCCCGTCCCCTCCCCGGGAAGCCCCGAGGGCCCTAGGGACCCTTAGCATGGGGGCATGCCCAGCTGGGTGCGCTACCCCCTGGCCCTTCTCCTCCTGGCGGCAGCCCTCCTGTGGGAGGGGTACCGGGCTCCCCTCCTGCTCCTTTCCGGGTTGGTGCTCCTCTTCGGCAGGCCCAGGAGCTGCCCCAGGCCTTGACGCTCCCGGCCTCCTGGCGAAGACTTGGGGCGTGAACGCCTTTCAGGAGAACCTGGAGAAGCTGGCCGAGCTGGCCGTCCGCGTGGGATTAAATCTGGAAAAGGGACAGGAGGTCATCGCCACCGCCCCCATTGAGGCGGTGGACTTCGTGCGCCTCCTGGCGGAAAAGGCCTACGCCCAGGGGGCGAGCCTCTTCACCGTGCTCTACGGGGACAACGTCCTCTCCCGCCAGCGCCTCGCCCTGGCCCCGGAGGAGGGGCTGGACCGGGCCCCGGCCTGGCTCTACGAGGGGATGGCCAAGGCCTTCCGGGAAGGAGGAGCGGCCCGCCTGGCGGTTTCCGGCAACGACCCCAAGGCCCTGGAGGGCCTGCCCCCTGAGCGCATCGGCCGGGCCCAGCAGGCGCAGAGCCGGGCCTACAAGCCCGCCCTGGAGGCCATAAGCCAGTTCGTCACCAACTGGACCATCGTCCCCTTCGCCCACCCGGGCTGGGCCCGGGCGGTCTTCCCCAGCCTCCCGGAGGGGGAGGGGATAGCCAGGCTCTGGCAGGCCATCTTCCAGGCCACCCGGGTGGACGCCCCTGACCCCGTGGCCGCCTGGGAGGCCCACAACCGCAACCTCCACCAAAAGGTGGCCTACTTGAACGAGCGGCGCTTCCAGGCCCTCCACTTTCAAGGACCGGGCACCGACCTGATCGTGGGCCTGGCGGAGGGCCACCTCTGGCAGGGCGGGGCCACCCCCACCCAGAAGGGCCGCCTCTGCAACCCCAACCTGCCCACGGAGGAGGTCTTCACCGCCCCCCACCGGGAGCGGGTGGAGGGGGTGGTGCGGGCAAGCCGCCCCCTGGCCCTGGGGGGGCAGCTGGTGGAGGGCCTCTGGGCCCGGTTTGAGGGGGGGTACGCGGTGGCGGTGGGAGCGGAGAAGGGCGAGGAGGTCCTCCTCAAGGTCCTCGCCACCGACGAGGGGGCGAGGCGCCTGGGGGAGGTGGCCCTGGTGGCTGCGGACAACCCCATCGCCAAAACCGGCTTGGTCTTCTTCGACACCCTCTTCGACGAGAACGCCGCCAGCCACATCGCCTTCGGCCAGGCCTACGCGGAGAACCTGGAGGGGCGTCCCACCGGGGAGGAGCTCAGGCGGCGGGGGGGCAACGAGAGCCTGGTGCATATCGACTGGATGATCGGCTCGGAGGCGGTGGATGTGGACGGCCTCCTGGAGGATGGCACCCGGGTGCCCCTCATGCGCCGGGGACTTTGGGTGGTCTGATACCTCCCCGCAGGGGCCCTGTCCGCGTGGGGCCCCGGCCAAAGGAAACCCAAGACCCCCGCTGGGGGCAGGTGGGACGGGTTCGGTGGCCAAGCGGGCCGTAGCCCGGGGGGGGCAGCTTTATGTGCTAATATTCACGATGCCCTAGATTTGTGCCCATTCTCCCCACTCAAACCGCCGCCAGCCCCTCCTGGAACCAGGCCAGCAGATCTTCAGGATCCTCGAGGCCCACGGAAACCCGCACCAGGCCCGGGGTCACCCCCGCCTGCAGCCTCCCCTCCTCCGGCAGGCGGCTGTGGGTGGTGGTCCAGGGGTGGACCAGGAGGGTGCGGGCGTCCCCCAGGTTGGCGGCCTTGGGCAAGGGGATGGCCCGGAGGAAGCGGCCCGCCGCCTCCTGGCTTCCCAGGTCCAGGGCGAGCACCGGCCCCCCCGAGGCCAGGTACTTGCGGGCCAGGGGGTAGGCGGGGTCCTGGGGCAGGCCGGGGTAGCGGAGGCGCTGCACCTTAGGATGGTCCCGCAAGGCCTCGGCCAGACGAAGCGCCGTCTCGCTCATGCGCTCAACCCGGAGGGCCACGGTCTCCAGGCCTTGGAAGAGCAGGTAGGCGTGGAAGGGGGAAAGGCTCATGCCCAGGAGGGAAAGCCCCAGGGTGCGCACCCTTTCCGGGTAGCAGCGGGGCCCCAGAGCCTCCCAGGGCACCTGGCCCCGGGCGTCCCTCTCCAGGAACTGGGGGTAGTTCCGCCAGATGGCGCTCTCCCGCACCAAGACCGCCCCTCCCAGGACCGAGCCGTGGCCCGAGGCCCACTTGGTGAGGCTTTGCACCACCACGTGGCCCCCCCACTGGAAGGGCTTGGCTAGGGCACCAGCAGCGCCAAAGGTGTTGTCCACGACCAGGGCGATGCCCCTCTCTTCCGCTAAGGAGGCCAGGCCCTCCAGGTCCGCCACCACCAGGGCAGGGTTGGCCACGGTCTCCACGAAGATGGCCCGGGTCCTCTCCGTGAGGACTTCCCGTACCCGGTCGGGCTCGGGCTCCACGTAGCGCACCCCTACGCCCAAGGGGGCCAGCACCTGCCCGAAAAGCCCCAGGGTCTGGCCGAAAAGCCCTTTGGCCGCCACCACCTCGTCCCCCGGGCGCAGGAGGGCGAGGAGAGCGGCGAAGGTGGCCGCCTGGCCGCTGGCCAAAGCCACGGCCTCCATGGCCCCTTCCAGGGCCTTGAGCCGTTCCTCCAGGGCCTTGGCCGTGGGGTCCTTCTGCCTCGCGTAAACGTAGCCCTCCCCGGTGGCGAAGCGCTCTGCCCCCTCCTCTAAGGTGGCGAAGCCGTAGGCGGCCACCGCGTAGATGGGGAGGCCCAAAGCCCCGTGGGGGTCCTGGGGAAGGCCACTGAGGACCGCCAGGGTTGCGTAGCGCATACCCTAAAGTCTACCCCTTCAGGCCCAGGCCCGGGCCTTTTCCCATACCCTCTCGGCCAGCCGCTCCCCCGCCTCCAGGAGGGGGTGGAAGATCACGTCCACGCCCGCTTCCAGGAGGGGGGTGTCCTCCTCCCGGGCGTAGCTCACCGCCCCCACCACGCCGCGGAAACCCTTCTGTCTCAGGGCACGGGTGGCCCGGAGGCGGGCCTCGAGGTCCGGGAGGGCCAGGATCACCCCCCGCACCCCCGTGAGGTCCAGCCCCTCCCAAAGGGCCGGGTCCTCCGCATCCCCGTAGAGGACCCGCCGGCCTTTGGCCGCGTGGTACTCCACCTTGGAGGGGTCGCTGTCCAGGCCCAAGACCATCTCCCCCTGCTCCGCCAGAAAGCGGTAAGCCGCCGCCCCCGTGCGCCCCATCCCCACCACCAGCCACCGGGTCCCCAGGGCCCCCTGGGGCTCCTCATCGGGGTGGAGGCCGGGGCGCTCCAGGCGGTGGAGCCGGGGCTTCCAGGCCTCGTAGAGGCGGTGGGCCCGCTGCAACAGGGGGGCGGCGAGGAGGAAGGAACCCCCCACCGCCAGGGCCACCGCCCCCACCCCTTGCTCCGTCATGTACCCCAGGGCCTGGAGGACCCCCGCGGCCACCAGGGCGAACTCGGAGTAGGTGGCGAGACCCACCCCAACCAAAAAGGCGGTGCGGGCGCGGAAGCCCTGGCGCACCAGGGGGAGAAAGAGGAAGAGGGGCTTGAGGAGGAGAAAGAGAAGGAGGAGGAGCCCGGCGAAAAACCCGTCCGGCCCCACCGCCATCCCCGCCTTCACGAAGAAGGCCAGGAGGAAGACCTCCCGCAAGGCCCAAAGCCTCTCGGCCACCTCCCCTGCCCCGGGGTGGCGGGCGAGGCCGAGGCCCATGAAGAGGGCCCCCAGGGCCTCGGGGGCCCCCAGGAGGCGGGCGGCCTCAGCTCCCAGGAGGGCCAGGGCCACGCCCAAAAGGAGCTTGAGCTCTGCTCCTTGCGCCCAGGCGAAAAGGTGCACCAAAAAGGGCCTCAGGAGGGGAAAGAGGAGGACCAAAAAGCCCAAGGGCCCCACCCCCTGGAACCCCACCAGGATGAGCAAGGCCAGGGAGGCCACGTCCAAAAAGACGGAAACCCCCAAGGCGATCTGGCCGTGGAGGGCGGAAAGCTCCCCCTTGCCCTGGAGCACCCGGGCCAGGAGCACCGTGCTGGGGTTGACCAGGGCCACGGCCAGGACCAGGAGGGCCAAGGGGTTTTGGGCCAGGCCCAGGAGGTAGAGGAGGAGCAGGAAAGGAGGAAGGAGGAGGAGCTGGAAAACCCCTGTTCCCAGCACCTCCCTCCGCACCAGGCGCTCCAGCCTGAGGCCCAGGCCCACGGTGAAAAGGAGGAGGTAGACCCCAAGGTCAGCGAACAGGTCCAGGAGGCGGTCCCCGGAAAAACCCCCAAGCCCCAGGGCCGCCCCCACCGCCAGGTACCCCAAAAAGGCGGGCAGGCCCAGGCGCACCGCCAGAACCCCGGAAAGGTAGGCGAAAAGGAGCACACCGGCCACCCGAAGCCTCCTTGGCAAAGGGAAAAGGGCCCGAGCCCTTCTCCTCACCAGTATACGGCCTGCCCGAAAGGG
This window contains:
- a CDS encoding aminopeptidase, with the protein product MNAFQENLEKLAELAVRVGLNLEKGQEVIATAPIEAVDFVRLLAEKAYAQGASLFTVLYGDNVLSRQRLALAPEEGLDRAPAWLYEGMAKAFREGGAARLAVSGNDPKALEGLPPERIGRAQQAQSRAYKPALEAISQFVTNWTIVPFAHPGWARAVFPSLPEGEGIARLWQAIFQATRVDAPDPVAAWEAHNRNLHQKVAYLNERRFQALHFQGPGTDLIVGLAEGHLWQGGATPTQKGRLCNPNLPTEEVFTAPHRERVEGVVRASRPLALGGQLVEGLWARFEGGYAVAVGAEKGEEVLLKVLATDEGARRLGEVALVAADNPIAKTGLVFFDTLFDENAASHIAFGQAYAENLEGRPTGEELRRRGGNESLVHIDWMIGSEAVDVDGLLEDGTRVPLMRRGLWVV
- a CDS encoding cation:proton antiporter family protein codes for the protein MAGVLLFAYLSGVLAVRLGLPAFLGYLAVGAALGLGGFSGDRLLDLFADLGVYLLLFTVGLGLRLERLVRREVLGTGVFQLLLLPPFLLLLYLLGLAQNPLALLVLAVALVNPSTVLLARVLQGKGELSALHGQIALGVSVFLDVASLALLILVGFQGVGPLGFLVLLFPLLRPFLVHLFAWAQGAELKLLLGVALALLGAEAARLLGAPEALGALFMGLGLARHPGAGEVAERLWALREVFLLAFFVKAGMAVGPDGFFAGLLLLLFLLLKPLFLFLPLVRQGFRARTAFLVGVGLATYSEFALVAAGVLQALGYMTEQGVGAVALAVGGSFLLAAPLLQRAHRLYEAWKPRLHRLERPGLHPDEEPQGALGTRWLVVGMGRTGAAAYRFLAEQGEMVLGLDSDPSKVEYHAAKGRRVLYGDAEDPALWEGLDLTGVRGVILALPDLEARLRATRALRQKGFRGVVGAVSYAREEDTPLLEAGVDVIFHPLLEAGERLAERVWEKARAWA
- the nifJ gene encoding pyruvate:ferredoxin (flavodoxin) oxidoreductase, whose protein sequence is MRPITVDGNEAVARVAYRLSEVVAIYPITPSSPMAELADEWAARGEPNLFGLVPKVVEMQSEGGAAGALHGALQEGVLATTFTASQGLLLMIPDMYKIAGQALPGVIHVAARALATHALSIFGDHQDLYAVRPTGWGILVSDSVQAAQDLAAVAHAAALQASLPILHAMDGFRTSHEVQKITPLADRELKALFPFGALEAFRRRALTPEAPVVRGTAQNPDHYFQNREAINPHYLRLPQVVAETMARFAGITGRRYLPYEYLGHPEAERVVVVMGSASWAVAEAVEHLLRRGERVGMVRVRLYRPFHVEGFLAAIPKTVRRVAVLDRGKEPGAVGEPLFQEVAAAFALRGGEVPVLVGGRYGLSSKEFTPAMALGVYEELKKDRPRHGFTVGILDDVTGTSLPYPEVDFEDPASVRAVFFALGADGTVSANKNTIKIIGEETPLYAQGYFVYDSKKSGSRTVSHLRFGPNPLQKPYLIRRANFVGIHQWGFLERLPMLGVAEEGATVLLNSPYPKEEVWDRLPRPVQEEILRKGLKVYVVNAYGLARQVGLPGRINTIMQAAFFKLSGVLPEEEAKARVKKGIEKSYGKRGRSVLERNFQAVELGFQRVEPLPIPGRVSSEGELVPPMVDHPPAFVREVLGPIALGLGDALPVSAFPPDGTYPTGTARYEKRGIAEFVPTWDPQVCVQCGKCVLVCPHAVIRAKVVPEEALAGAPEGFPHRKAMWKELSGEFTLAISPEDCTGCSLCVEACPAKDKRNPSRKALNLAPRLEVREAMGRHWDFFLSLPETPRAGLKLHAVKDVQLLEPLFEFPGACAGCGETPYLRLLSQLFGDRLIVANATGCSSIYGGNLPTTPWSRNREGRGPAWANSLFEDNAEFGLGMRLALDKKAEYARRLLPEFREALGDGLLGRLLEPVGPEGVEVRRKDVALLREKLKDLADPRARDLLAVADALIPHSVWIVGGDGWAYDIGYGGLDHVLASGANVKVLVLDTEVYSNTGGQASKATGLGAVAKFAMAGKPTPKKDLAFMAMSYGHVYVAQIAMGANDAHTLRAFLEAEAHRGPALLIAYSHCIAHGIDMARGLDHQRLAERTGYWPLFRYLPGQGLFLDSKPPTLPLKEYLYAENRYRLLLQTHPEEAEAFLRRAEEAVRARWERLSRMAAKEALAG
- a CDS encoding dihydroorotate dehydrogenase-like protein, producing MDLRTTYLGLALEHPLVASASPLTERLDGFLRLEDGGAAAIVMHSLFEEQVTLEEEMLDHYLHYGHESYAEALSYFPKAHEYRLTPERHLDLLARAKERVAVPIIASINGVSRGGWVEYARLLEEAGADAIELNLYYIPTDPALSGAEVEGMYLDTIRAVVEAVRVPVAVKVGHAFTAFAHFAKGVEGTGARALVLFNRFYQPDFDLETLSVVPTLTLSRPYEALLRLHWVALLYGRVNLELALTGGVHSGKEAAKALLAGAQVAMMTSALLERGPDHFRRVLAELKAFMEAKEYASVGEMRGAMSYQRVAEPAALERANYLRVLGSYRLLP
- a CDS encoding aminotransferase class I/II-fold pyridoxal phosphate-dependent enzyme gives rise to the protein MRYATLAVLSGLPQDPHGALGLPIYAVAAYGFATLEEGAERFATGEGYVYARQKDPTAKALEERLKALEGAMEAVALASGQAATFAALLALLRPGDEVVAAKGLFGQTLGLFGQVLAPLGVGVRYVEPEPDRVREVLTERTRAIFVETVANPALVVADLEGLASLAEERGIALVVDNTFGAAGALAKPFQWGGHVVVQSLTKWASGHGSVLGGAVLVRESAIWRNYPQFLERDARGQVPWEALGPRCYPERVRTLGLSLLGMSLSPFHAYLLFQGLETVALRVERMSETALRLAEALRDHPKVQRLRYPGLPQDPAYPLARKYLASGGPVLALDLGSQEAAGRFLRAIPLPKAANLGDARTLLVHPWTTTHSRLPEEGRLQAGVTPGLVRVSVGLEDPEDLLAWFQEGLAAV